Part of the Ziziphus jujuba cultivar Dongzao chromosome 8, ASM3175591v1 genome is shown below.
CTCTCAGGATTTTTCAAAGAATGCCGTCAGCTTTTGCAGCAATCCACTAATCAAAGTGGAGGGGCCTGGGGATTGGAATGATACCTTATGCTTTAACCAGTAGGGTACTATATATCGACGTTTAATCATTTCGTTATTGATAATTAACGTAGTTTCTTTGATTATATAGATAGCTAGTTGAAGTTTGTAGGAACTTTAGTAAGCCATGGATCTGCTATGTTTCAAATCACTAACAAATTTGCATTAGAGAAACAAACAAACTTACTTAACTCACATTCAAAAACTAAACTCCCGATTTGAAAGTGTAAATTCTAAATAAACCATGCCCCAGGTTTTAAATATACACTATACGGCCTTCAAATGTTTCCTGATATcccaaaaagtaattaaattgtataataTTTCACCTGCTCTAAATCTAAATGCCTTaagaatttaacaaaattttgaatctaGAATCAATGAAGCAGCCATGAGTAGCACCAAAGATGTTACAGAAGGAAGATGATTATGAGAATCATTGAAGCAGCCAGAGTAGTGCCAAAGATGTCACTAAAAGAAGATGGTTATGTATATGTGGAGGATACAATCTGTTTTGAAAAGAAGACAATTGGCTTTTGTAACTATCTCACCTAATTAGTGGATGCCATCATGCAGTCTCGAAATTCCACGAGAAGCAAATATGGTTAGAGAATACTCACCACTACCAATCATGTTAGTCAAGCTCACAACATGCAATGCTGTGAATCGAGTGTCTCAACATATCCAGAAGATTCTACCTTAGGACTCCAATGACATTCTTGCCATAGCCAGAGCACCTTCAAAAGACCGATTTCCACCAATAAATCCGCTCATGTGAACAAAAACACAGCCTGGGATCCCAGCAACCTTGGAGAGTTCGTCCTTTTCCAAACCCCTCCACAGAAATGGTAGAGGTTTCCGACTCTCAAATTTATCAGGGAATACTGCCACTGCCTGAACTCTCCAGTTTTCACTCCTGTCATCCTGGAAAAATCAAATACTATGAAATATACTTTGAAAGCCATAATTCATATTCCAGAATTTATAGACAACATATAATACATACCAAGAAGCAAAAAGActgtgcatatatattatacacatgACCCAGCGCCTCCACCCACCCCCAATAAACACAAGAGAAGCTCAAAAAGAGGAGACAATTCCCTCTTCATGCATCTATATATTGGCAAACTAATACCTAGTTGTAAAATGTCATGCCATTTGGCTATGCATACCTGGTAAATAACATATTTGATGGAAGGGTCGATCTTCATTTCCTCCTCAAGCTCAAATATGTGAAGTTTCCACTGTTTAAATACAACTAAAGATTAGGCAGGGAAACAGACTGATGGGGAAGACCGATAGACACATATGAGCTGACAAAGATTTAAAAAGGGGCAATGCCTACATACAGGACAAGACCTGGTCAGCACCATGATTTCTCCGCTTGGatcatatttttctctttctgcAAGACACTCCCTTACAATTGCTCGTGCCGGTAACCATGATTTTGCATGGAAATGAAGGGTCTGCAATACAGAGATACTCTTAACTACTTAACTGATCGATGTGATAATGATTTATAACACGACCAAATTACCAAAGGAGCTAATATTATATACCAGACCTCACAAAATTCTTTGGCGGCAAGCGTCATGGCACCTTGAAAGGCCTCATTTTCTCTCTCGGAGGACTGATCAGGATCCATCCAATCTAGATTCAATTCTCCAATTCTTGAAGATAAGTTAGTATTGTTCACATATTTAGGAGGTTGGTCAGTGTCATATTGGTTGATTCCATTATCCACAGCATCAACTGCCTATCACATTGaacaatatattttaaagtatTAAAACCAGTAAGCAAATGTACCAACACCCATAAGAAAAAACGAAAATTGGAATAAGTATACATAAGATTATCAGATACCTCAACAAAATTCCTATACACTGCTAGAAACAACCTATAAACATCTGGGTGTCCCTCATCAAGCTGAAGCTCCTTTGCAATTATCTCCACCCCATAATGCTAAATagtaaatacaaaacaaaaacaaaaatgtcacATAGAGTCCCTGGAActgattaccaaaaaaaaaaaaaaaagccccaaATTGCATAAGAAAGCCTTTAACACCCGGAATAGCTTCTATTGTCTtggctctatatatatatatatctaccttATAGACAAGGCCAGCACTACTGAGATTAGTAGTGAAGCCATGACCAAAAACTTGGTGGAACCCTTTCTGGTGATGATCGAAACGGTCTCGGGTCGGGTCGTAAACACCCCCAACGTCGACCACCGCGTCCAATGTGTCCAAAACCTGACAATTTCCATTGCCTTCCAAAATtaggaaaaatttaaaaaaaaaaaaaaaaagaaaaatcaatttgcTCAAGTTTCATATTGGGAGGAAAAAGTGAAAAGCTAGAACCTGGGGGTCGCGTGTGCGAACGACACGTGCGCCGGAGAATTTGTGGGTTTGGCGAAGCAAGAAGCAGGCAAGAGCTTCGTCGCAGTGAAAGCTTCCATCGTGAGTTCCGACTCTCTTCGTCGAtatcgatgatgatgatgatttacaCAATGTCGAACAAAGTGCAGTGCTGGTCGGAGAAGCTTTGGTTCTTGACTTTACCGGTCGCCACCAAAGCGACGCCGTCTTGCTGAATAAACGTCCCGCACTTACCATAGCTTCCAGCGTTATAGAGAGAGGCCGAGGAAACAACAAAActggtatccacatgcttagaTGGACCAGGTTGATGGGCCATTTGATCTGAACTTTGGGCCTATTAAAACCTTTGGGCCTATATGCGAAaaagttgtaaaaaaaaaaaaaaaaacaactttacAATTATTAATTACGAGTTTGAATACCGagtcaaattaaacaaataaaaaaaaaaaagttccgaACATATTTTAGTGTGATGCTCAATTGTTATCAGctgtaatataaaaatattaacgtGATAAGTTCATATTACACCTTTAGCCATGTAATGTGACAgccaaatattattaatttgtgaTTCACGATTACATCAAATGTAGACTTATGgttataaaaattgttattttttgttggtAATATATGActgtaaaaattaaagaatataataGCATACCtcatttctttgaattttcatcTGTGGCTATAAACCTCCTTTTTTGACTTtccatttaaaaactttaataaattcaaaaaatacataaatgtcaCATGCAAATACGGTGTGAAGAAGAAACGTACTATTAAAAAACCCTAcagtcaaggaaaaaaaaaaaaaaaaaaaaggagaagaagaagaaaaaagagtagGTTCCATTTATATGCATTGTAAACTATTTGTTTCtagttatataaaattatatgggGCACACGAGACTATAGGTTATTACTTTAACTAATagacaatttatatattttttattacgaCCTAACATAATCGTGATTAGACCATTGACTAGgctaattacttataaattaaatttctagAATATTGTTATAACTAACCACATAGTGATTttctccaaaaaagaaaaaaaaaaaaaaaaagcatatacaCATACACCTAGTGATCCCTAGCtaattaattcatattcaacttacaaaatattttttattccaatataaaaacataaaatatatattctatataagACAGTGCAAGTGTCCagctaaatataataaaaacattgCAATGTGTGAGGAATTAATTGTCTACGATAATTAAGGTCAATGGTCCAGCTACGCACActaataattacattatttattGAAACAATAACATGGAAGGTCTCTATGACTCGTTTTTTTCATAATACTTTTAATGCTATACCTTTTTTGGTCCGAAAGCTAGCTATAGCGGATAGAGAGGTGGGTAAAATTTGCTGAAAATTGAGAGATGAAGATGGAAGACAATGAGACGAGCGAGCGCGAGAAGGAAGTGAAGGAGTTCCTCCAGAGCAAAGCCGATGTGAAAGGACTTGTAGACTCTGGAATTACCAAGCTTCCCAGAATCTTCATCCATTCACTGCCCCAAAAATATTGCACTGCTACTGCCAAAATCAATCATGATGATGATCATAATGATATTCTCCAAGTCCCGGTCATCGATCTGGAAGGCTTAGCTGATGTTGATGATCAAAGTAGAAGAAAGGAGATTGTAGAAGACATTGAAAACGCAGCGGGGAAATGGGGTTTCTTTCAGATTATCAACCATGGAATCCCACTATCTGTTATGGAAGATATGCTTGAAGCTACTCGTCGTTTTCACGAACTGCCCAAGGAAGTGAAGAATGAATGGTACTCTATTGATTTTGCACACAATAATGTCAGCTTTTTCAGCAACCCTCGATTCAGACCAGAGAGACCTGGAGATTGGAGAGATACATTACGCTGTTCTGCCGTTGAAAATGAACGCAACATGGAAGCAGTACCCCAAGCATGCAGgtatcctctttctctctctctctctctctctctatatatatatatatatatatataaatatgttatttaaCGCTTTTATTCTGTGTTGTACTGTCTGATATGAGATATTCGCATTGTTTTGGAGGATAGCATCCACtatagaagaaaacaaaatatatatgatgatcCATGTTAATTAACCAgttatattattactttttctttactgttttttttttttttttttttaaatttaaattttttggtatGGTTGAAAATGGTGTGATTAATAATGCAGAGAAGAATTGAAAGAGTATTACAAGGCCTTAGTGGGGATCCGAAAGATATTAGGTGAATTACTATCAGAAGCACTGGGACTTAGCAGTGATTACATAACAAACGCGGGTTGCTTGAACTCCATGTCACTCTTCTGTCAATATTACCCAGTTTGCCCGGAGCCCCATTTGACTTTGGGCT
Proteins encoded:
- the LOC125421634 gene encoding 1-aminocyclopropane-1-carboxylate oxidase homolog 1-like translates to MKMEDNETSEREKEVKEFLQSKADVKGLVDSGITKLPRIFIHSLPQKYCTATAKINHDDDHNDILQVPVIDLEGLADVDDQSRRKEIVEDIENAAGKWGFFQIINHGIPLSVMEDMLEATRRFHELPKEVKNEWYSIDFAHNNVSFFSNPRFRPERPGDWRDTLRCSAVENERNMEAVPQACREELKEYYKALVGIRKILGELLSEALGLSSDYITNAGCLNSMSLFCQYYPVCPEPHLTLGSTKHADSSFFTIVLQDTTGGLQVLHQNHWIDVKPVRGAFLVNIGDLMQLLSNDKMKSVEHRVLATQGVKARVSVACFFNSDDKLKPYGPIKELLSENNPPLYKDTNYIEFATHYQGDGFYTTSLPHFRLA
- the LOC107435810 gene encoding MYG1 protein C694.04c produces the protein MVSAGRLFSKTASLWWRPVKSRTKASPTSTALCSTLCKSSSSSISTKRVGTHDGSFHCDEALACFLLRQTHKFSGARVVRTRDPQVLDTLDAVVDVGGVYDPTRDRFDHHQKGFHQVFGHGFTTNLSSAGLVYKHYGVEIIAKELQLDEGHPDVYRLFLAVYRNFVEAVDAVDNGINQYDTDQPPKYVNNTNLSSRIGELNLDWMDPDQSSERENEAFQGAMTLAAKEFCETLHFHAKSWLPARAIVRECLAEREKYDPSGEIMVLTRSCPWKLHIFELEEEMKIDPSIKYVIYQDDRSENWRVQAVAVFPDKFESRKPLPFLWRGLEKDELSKVAGIPGCVFVHMSGFIGGNRSFEGALAMARMSLES